GGCAGTCCGGCTCGGGCAGCCACCGAGGTAATTCTGTACACCTCTGGCTGAGAGCCCAAGACGGCCTTAATATCCGCCACAGGAATATCAAAATCAATCAGATGCAGCTGGCCACTGTAGGGCAAGCTTTGATCTTGCAAGAGCCCTAGCTTCCACAACCCCAGACAGAGGGTGTGGGTCGCTTGAATTGCCGTCCCTAGAATGGCTCCGGTATCGGTGTGCAGCCCCGAGGGTAAATCAATGCTGACAATCGGTTGCGGCCAGGCATTGAGTTGGTGTATTAGATCTGCGATCGCACCTTCAATGACTCGTTCCAGGCCAAACCCAAACAATCCATCTACAATCACATCACACTGTTGTAAAGCTTCTACTCCCTGGCCAATCTCCACCCCCAGGGAGGCAACATACTGTGCATGCTGTTCAGTTAGATCTTTTGCCCGAGGCAGGGGACGACAGACCTGAACTTGATACCCCTGAAAATACAGCTCACGGGCTACCACTAAGGCATCGCCACCATTATGCCCAGGACCGACTAAAATCCCAAGTCTTTGTACGTCTCCATATGGATAAAGGGCCTGAATGCGTCGTGCAATCAGACCCCCCACTTTCTCCATAAGAGCGGGAACAGGCATTCCCGCCTTAAAGATGCGTGATTCAATTTCTCGCATCTGCTGAGCAGTCACCACAGCTTCTTGAATCTGACGATGACGCTCGCTCATGTGTTGTTCTAAATTTTTAGCCTGCATCTCCCGTCAGGATATGAAACACTGCATCAAATCCAATTATGCGAACGAGAGAGGTTGAGCAACTCACATTTGAGCTAGTTAGACTCACGCCTAACATAAATTCCAACCTAATTGCTTCACCTTAGTAAGGGAAAAACAAGATATCTGGGAAAAAGCGATTAAGCTCAACCAAGAACCCTGCTGTAAGGGTAAAAAAGACAAAAGCAATCACAGGAGCCGTACTAAAAAACTTCATAAAACCTTTCTCCGAATCAATTTGGGGTGGGTCATAAACCCATGCATTTAGCGCGGTGAGACCGTAACATCAGAATCTGGAACAGTCAACTTACCAGAAGTGACTTCCCCAAGAGCTTTGAGAGGCCAAGCTAACGCGGCAATGGTAGAAGAAAGAGCCAAAGGCACATCAATAATGATTTCGCCCATTGCTGGGTTCTTAGGATTCTTCTTGCGGTTAGCAATTTGGTAATTGCGGCTAGCATTACCGATACCACCAGCGATGTAGATGAAAAGCAGACCAGGGATCAGAAAATCACCGGCACGGCTCCAAGGTCCGCCTGCAATAATTCGGGGCAGACCATCATCAGCACCGCACAAAGCGCTGCTATACATTTCAAAACGCTTCCGGCCAGATTCAGGATCACCAGTAGTATTACGAGCTTTAGCGGCCCGCTCTTGGAATTGGGGGGACTCACTACAGGGAACGAGTCCACCAATATCCGCAGAGGCTGGAGGGACAACACCAAGCCAGAGTGTCAAAACGACAAGGACAGCAAACAATCGACGCATAGAAATTGTTTCCCTTATAACGAAACAAGAATTTTTACGTAACAAAAAGCATTAACTTTTTGCCAGCGTAGACGCATAGACTTAAGAAGCCATCATACTCTTTGAGTAGGGTCTTGGTAAAGCATTGAAGCCCCTAAATACACGCATACACCATCAAAAAGTTACCAGTTTATGGCAACAGTTTTAGCAATTGAAACGAGTTGTGATGAAACTGCCGCTGCAGTTGTAAAAAAACGTCACATTTTAAGTAATATTGTTGCGTCCCAAATCGAAATTCATCGGCCCTATGGCGGTGTAGTACCAGAGGTCGCCTCCCGCCACCATGTGGAATCCATCAATGATGTCGTTAGCAAAGCCTTGTCCCAAGCCAATATAGATTGGCTAGACATTGATGGTATCGCTGTCACTTGTGCCCCTGGGCTGGTGGGAGCTCTGCTAGTTGGATTAACCGCAGCCAAAACCTTGGTCCTACTGCACCATAAACCCCTCATTGGGATTCACCATTTAGAAGGGCACATTCATGCGTCCTATCTTCAGAATCCTGATTTAGTCCCTCCTTTTCTTTGCCTACTAGTATCTGGTGGCCATACCAGCTTGATTAAGGTGGAAGACTGTGGCCAGTACCATACCCTAGGCCAAACCCGAGATGACGCAGCTGGAGAAGCCTTTGATAAAGTGGCTCGCCTACTGGGTCTGGGATATCCCGGTGGACCCGCCATTGATCACATTGCCAAGTCAGGCAATCCTAAAGCTTTTGCCCTACCTGAAGGAAAAATTTCTCTACCAGAAGGGGGCTTTCATCCCTATGACTCCAGCTTTAGCGGCTTAAAAACAGCCGTTCTGCGCTTAGTAGAATCCTTGCAGCAGGAAGGGGAAGACGTGCCCGTTGCAAATATTGCAGCCAGCTTTCAACAGACCGTTGCTCAAGGGCTGACTCGACGAACCATCAAATGTGCCTTGGACCATGGTTTATCGACCATTACAGTGGGCGGTGGTGTGGCCGCCAATAGTGCCCTACGACAACATTTATTAGCAGCTGCCGAAGACAAAAGTTTGCAAGTCCTGTTTCCGCCCCTATCTCTTTGTACAGACAATGCCGCTATGATCGCTTGTGCAGGTGCGGAACATTTAGATCGAGGCCATACCTCACCTCTTACCTTGGCTGCATTATCCCGAATGCCCATCTCTAAAGTGATGGAATTGTACCAAGGGTAATCCCGAATGCCATAACCTTTGGAGCTTGACGCTGAATGAATCTGATCGTGGTGGGGTCAGTCGCTAGCTTAGTAGCTGGACTGGCAACAGGTATCGGTGCATTGCCTGTATTATTCGTTAAAACTCTGACAGATCGCCTACAAGGTATTTTTCTCGGCTTTGGCGGTGGCGTCATGTTGGCAGCCACCGCCTTTTCCCTCATCGTGCCGGGCACAGACTTAGCAGTGGGCCAAGGCAATACCGAAACCCAGGCAGCTTTAATCATGGTGTTGGGCATTTTGCTGGGAGGTGGGTTCCTGTGGCTGGCCCACAATAATTTCCCCCACGAGCACTTCTTCAAAGGTCAGGAAGGCCCGTCAACCTCTAACATGACTCGCATCTGGCTATTTGTGGTCGCCATCACCCTGCACAATTTCCCAGAAGGGATGGCAGTAGGAGTGGGGTTTAGTGGAGGCTCCTTATCCAGCGGCATCGCCCTTGCCATTGGCATAGGCTTGCAAAATATGCCAGAAGGACTCGTGGTGGCCGTCGCTCTGCAGTCGCTTAACTACTCATCTCTCTACGCCCTAGGAGTAGCATTTCTCACAGGCCTAGTGGAGCCCATAGGCGGTGTCGTTGGCGCCAGTATTATCAGTCTGGCCCAACCCCTTTTACCCTGGGCAATGGCCTTTGCTGCAGGAGCCATGTTGTTTGTGATTAGCGATGAGATTATCCCTGAAACCAGCCGCAAAGGCATTCAACAGGAAGGGACTCTCGGCATCATGCTAGGTTTTGTAGTCATGATGTATTTAGATGTTGCCCTAGGGTAAAAGGCGAAGAAACAGCCTTAAAACAACATCATCTTGAACCAGTCGAGGGCTTCGGCTCCGCTCAGCCCCGTTACACAAAACAACTCTAGGAATTTAAGCAAAAGTCAGCGGACCTTATGCAACCAGCGGAAATGCAGCCGCCAAGGACCAGCCAAAAAACAATGCACTGCCAATTCCATAACTCCAAGCATCCTTCACGTAAGCAGCCACAAAAGAGAGGATGCCAAAAAAGATGGGGAAGACAGGTAACAGCAAAAAAACAAATCCCAATTGGGGAACCAGGCTAATCGTCCACACTAATCCTGCAATCAACACAATGGTCTGGCCTAGCCACCATAAAATACGCTTGCCTATCCCAATCTCTTGTTGGGCAATACCTGAGGCCAAGAACCAAGGTAAACAGGCCAGAGACAATATCGGCCATAGCTGCAAGCGGGCAGGGATTAACCACCATTGCACCCAGACGACTTGAGCCATTGCTCCAAAGGCCAACCATAAGAGGATAAACACCAGCAATCCTATCCCTACGGTTTTAGATGGGAAAAATTGACCTTGCCAGCGTGTTCTAGCAGGCCATAGACCTTGCACCCCTAGCCAAAACAGACCACCCAACAAAAACCAGATGCCTAAAGCTCCCCCTACTTTTAGTCCACCCAAATTTTCCAACTCTACTCCCTGGCTGATAAGGCGTACGCCAGCAGTAGCGGCTAGGGGCATAGCTAGTAATCCTCCCCAGTTTTGCCAAGGCTTGAGGGATGTGATTGGAGTTGCTGGAGCCGCAACACTAGGGACAATGGCGGCAAGGGCCATCAAACCGCCGATTAGGTGTAAGCCGTACCAGCCTATCCGTCGGTCCATATAGCTGCTGGTCTTCAATTGGCTAAAGGTTTGGTTTAACCACTGCAGAGCACTTTGGTGGCTAATATCACTAAACAAGATGGTGATGTGTTCAACCTTAGGCACAACAATCAGCTTTCTTCCCTTACCCTCAACTAGGTTTTGATTGTTTCCTCCGGCAGTTTGCAGCAGTTTGCGAGCACTCTCGACAAATTGACCTTCTCCACTCCCCACTTGGAGCTGTAAGTTGGCGGGTTTCTCAGCAGTCACCCCTGCACGGGTGGGTGAGACGGCAATGGTAGCGTCGAAGCGATCTCGTTGTTCGATACTGGCCGTCATCACCGCACTACTCCCCATGGAATGTCCCAGAATTGCCAGTCGTTCTGGATCCACTTCTGGCTGTTCGAGTAGGGCCTGATAGGCAACCTCTAAATCCGGCTGTAGGGTCTCCATATTCAACGGGGCAGGATTAGCACCATGTCCACTAAAATCCCACAAAAGACTGCTATAGCCTGCTTGGGCAAAGGTGTAACCATACCCCAGCATCAGTTGCTTAGACCCGGCAAAGCCATGGGCAATTAAAACGCCAGGTACCGGATCACTATTTTTAGGCGCGATGAAAATCATGGGGATATCATTCGCCGTCAAGGAACGAACCACCAGTCCTGAGCGGGCTTTAAAAACTCCGAACCAAGAGATTGCAATGAGTATAATTGCTGCAACCAACATCAAAAAACGCTGACGATTCATAAAAAAATCAAGAAAGAACTGATAAACATAGACATTTATTCCGTCTATACCAC
The Acaryochloris marina S15 genome window above contains:
- a CDS encoding Photosystem I reaction center subunit IX, encoding MKFFSTAPVIAFVFFTLTAGFLVELNRFFPDILFFPY
- a CDS encoding Photosystem I reaction center subunit III, whose translation is MRRLFAVLVVLTLWLGVVPPASADIGGLVPCSESPQFQERAAKARNTTGDPESGRKRFEMYSSALCGADDGLPRIIAGGPWSRAGDFLIPGLLFIYIAGGIGNASRNYQIANRKKNPKNPAMGEIIIDVPLALSSTIAALAWPLKALGEVTSGKLTVPDSDVTVSPR
- the tsaD gene encoding tRNA (adenosine(37)-N6)-threonylcarbamoyltransferase complex transferase subunit TsaD; this translates as MATVLAIETSCDETAAAVVKKRHILSNIVASQIEIHRPYGGVVPEVASRHHVESINDVVSKALSQANIDWLDIDGIAVTCAPGLVGALLVGLTAAKTLVLLHHKPLIGIHHLEGHIHASYLQNPDLVPPFLCLLVSGGHTSLIKVEDCGQYHTLGQTRDDAAGEAFDKVARLLGLGYPGGPAIDHIAKSGNPKAFALPEGKISLPEGGFHPYDSSFSGLKTAVLRLVESLQQEGEDVPVANIAASFQQTVAQGLTRRTIKCALDHGLSTITVGGGVAANSALRQHLLAAAEDKSLQVLFPPLSLCTDNAAMIACAGAEHLDRGHTSPLTLAALSRMPISKVMELYQG
- a CDS encoding ZIP family metal transporter, whose translation is MNLIVVGSVASLVAGLATGIGALPVLFVKTLTDRLQGIFLGFGGGVMLAATAFSLIVPGTDLAVGQGNTETQAALIMVLGILLGGGFLWLAHNNFPHEHFFKGQEGPSTSNMTRIWLFVVAITLHNFPEGMAVGVGFSGGSLSSGIALAIGIGLQNMPEGLVVAVALQSLNYSSLYALGVAFLTGLVEPIGGVVGASIISLAQPLLPWAMAFAAGAMLFVISDEIIPETSRKGIQQEGTLGIMLGFVVMMYLDVALG
- a CDS encoding alpha/beta hydrolase codes for the protein MNRQRFLMLVAAIILIAISWFGVFKARSGLVVRSLTANDIPMIFIAPKNSDPVPGVLIAHGFAGSKQLMLGYGYTFAQAGYSSLLWDFSGHGANPAPLNMETLQPDLEVAYQALLEQPEVDPERLAILGHSMGSSAVMTASIEQRDRFDATIAVSPTRAGVTAEKPANLQLQVGSGEGQFVESARKLLQTAGGNNQNLVEGKGRKLIVVPKVEHITILFSDISHQSALQWLNQTFSQLKTSSYMDRRIGWYGLHLIGGLMALAAIVPSVAAPATPITSLKPWQNWGGLLAMPLAATAGVRLISQGVELENLGGLKVGGALGIWFLLGGLFWLGVQGLWPARTRWQGQFFPSKTVGIGLLVFILLWLAFGAMAQVVWVQWWLIPARLQLWPILSLACLPWFLASGIAQQEIGIGKRILWWLGQTIVLIAGLVWTISLVPQLGFVFLLLPVFPIFFGILSFVAAYVKDAWSYGIGSALFFGWSLAAAFPLVA